The DNA sequence CCGGACGACGTCCATGCCGCCGTCGAAACCGCACGCATGGCGCAGCGGCTGTGGGCAGCCCAGCCAATCGCCGAACGCCGCGCGGTGATCCGGCGGTTCCTGGCGCTGCTCCTGGACAGCGAGCAGGACGTCCTTGACCTGGTCCAGGCGGAGAGCGGCAAGTCCAGGCTGAGCGCCTTCGAGGAGTTCGCGGACGTGGTCCTGACGGCCGGCTATTACGAGCGGACAGCTGACCGGTACCTCCGCCCGCGCCGCCGGAAGGGCGCGGCCCCGGTCCTCACGCGCACCACGGAATACCGGATACCCAAGGGGGTTGTGGGTGTCATCAGCCCCTGGAACTATCCCTTGACCCTCGCGGTTTCGGACGCCATCCCGGCCCTGCTGGCGGGCAACGGCATCGTCCTGAAGCCTGACTCGCAGACGCCCTTCACGGCCCTGCTGATGCTCAGCCTCCTGCGGGAGGCGGGCCTTCCGGCGGACCTGTTCCGGATCGTCACGGGACCGGGCACGGAAATAGGGCCTGCCTTGATCGGGCGGGTGGACTTCCTGATGTTCACGGGATCCTCCAGGACCGGCAAGACCGTCGCCAGGCAGTGCGCTGAGCGGCTGATCGGCTTCTCCGCCGAACTGGGCGGCAAGAACCCGATGCTGGTGCTCGCGGATGCGGACGCGGGCAAGGCGGCTGCCGGCGCGGTGCACGCCTGCTTCTCCAACTCCGGGCAGCTGTGCGTCAGCATTGAGCGGATCTACGTCCATGCCGACCTTTATGACCGGTTCCTGGCGGCGTTTACAGCCAAGGTGAAGGGCATCCGGATGGGGTCCGGACCGGACTGGGACATTGGCATGGGGTCCCTTATCAGTACGGCACAGGTGGAGCGGGTGGACCGCCACGTCCAGGATGCGCTCGCAAAAGGCGCCCAACTCCTGGCCGGAGGACGGCGCCGTCCGGACCTGGGTCCGCTGTTCTATGAACCCACCGTCCTGGCCGGGGTTACGGATGAGATGCTCGTCGCCCGGGAAGAGACGTTCGGGCCGGTGGTTGCCGTCTACCGCGCGGCCGACGACGACGCCGCCGTCGCCCTGGCCAACGACTCCGACTTCGGGCTCAACGCCAGCGTCTGGTCCGCCCGCCGCGGCGAAGCAGTGGCCCGCAGGCTCCAGACGGGGACCGTCAACGTCAACGAGGGCTACGCGGCCACCTGGGCCTCGCACGATGCACCGATCGGCGGCATGAAGGACTCCGGCGCGGGGCGCCGCCACGGCCGGGAAGGCATCCTCAAGTACACGGAACCGCAGACCATCGCCGTGCAGCGGCTGCTCCGGGTGGGCCCCGCCCCCGGGATGTCCAACCACACCTACGCACGGATCATGAAAGGGGCCATCACCTTGATGGGCCGCCTTCCCCGAAACCGCTGAGGACACAGCCTGTGCCAACACCCGAGGAGAACTGAGATGGCCAAAGCAACACGACTTTCCGGTGCAACACTGTTGGTCACGGGAGGGGGAAGCGGGCTGGGCCGCCGCCTGGCGCTCGGCGCCGCCCGGCGCGGGAGCCGGGTGGTGATCTGGGATGTGGACGCGGCAGCGGGAGCAGCGGTCCGCGACGAAATCCGGGCTGCCGGCGCGCAGGCTGAAGCCCATGCCGTGGATGTCACGGACCGGGAGGCGGTCAAGGCCGCCGCAGCCAGGACGGGGCCGGTGGATGTGCTGGTGAACAACGCCGGGGTGGTCAGCGGGCAGCGGCTCCTTGATGCGACGGAAGAGGCCATCCAACGGACCATGGACGTCAACGTCATGGCCCTGTACTGGGTCACCCGTGCCTTCCTCGGCGGGATGGCGCAGCGCGGGCACGGCACCGTGGTCACCGTTGCCAGTGCTGCGGGGATGGTGGGCGTCGCCCGGCAGACGGATTACTCCGCCAGCAAGTTCGCCGCGTTCGGTTTCACAGAGTCACTCCGGGCCGAGCTCCGGGCGGACCACACCGGGGTCAACACGCTGGTGGTCTGCCCCTACTACATCAACACGGGGATGTTCGACGGCGTCCAGACCCGTTGGCCCCGGCTCCTCCCCATCCTCGAGGAGGAGGACGTGGCAGCTGAAGTCCTTGACGCGATCGAGGCCGGCCGCCGGAAGCTCGTCCTGCCGCCCCTGGTGAACCTGCTCCCGGTCCTGCGGATCCTTCCGGTCGGCGTCTTTGACCGGCTCATGGATGTGCTGGGCGTCAACCGCACCATGGACCACTTCACGGGCCGTCCCGGCGGCCGCGCCGGAGAGCCGGTCCTGGAAGGCCCAGGGCGGGCCCCGGCCCTTTCCCCGGAAGGGGACACTCGGCCCTGGCGCTGACAAAGAGAGCTGCCTACCGTCGGCTGCAAGGGGGGAACCATCAAGGCAATTGAAATGGGGCCCACAATGTATCTGACAAGGCGGCAACTCCTGCAAGCCGGCGCCGCAGCCGGTGCGGCCGTTGCGACGCAGCCGTATGGACCGGGAAGCGGGCGGGCAATTGCCACGCCAGGACAGGCCGGCCAATTCACCGAGCAGCTTCCAACGCTGGCCGAACTCGGCGTCCTGGACATGAGTGCCGGCGGCACTGCGTCTCTCTGGATGCGAAACGCCCAGCACCGCTTCCAGGCCGGCATGGGTGTGGCCGACACCCTGGCGTACCAGGACGGGACCTCCTCCCGTACATATTTGGGCCCGGTCATCGTCGCCCGGAAAGGAACCCCATTCAGCCTCACCGTCCATAACGGGATCGAACGGCATCCCCTTGGCTACGCCGTCGACGCGGAGCTCGTTCCTCCCGGCAGCAACGATGCTGCAGCGCCCAGGACGTCCGTGCACCTCCACGGAGGCAACACCAGGCCAGAGTTCGACGGGGGTCCCGAGCAGGCATTCAGGCCCGGCGCTTCCTACACATACAGGTATGGCAACGACCAGGACGCGGCCGGTCTCTGGTACCACGACCACGCGCTCGGCATTACGCGGTTGAATGTCTATGCGGGGCTGGCCGGCGGCTACCTGTTGCGGGACTCAGGTGGATCAGGAATAGATACCGGCGACGGTACCCACCTGCCCCCGCCGCCCTATGAAGTTCCGCTGATCATCCAGGACAAGATGTTCAACCCCGACGGCACGCTTGCGTACCCGCCGAACCCGGACCTTTCCACTGCCGGCGGAACACCGCGTCCCTGGGCGCCGGAGTTCTTCGGCGACGCGGCAACAGTCAACGGCAAGTGCCGGCCGAATCTCGACGTGGCCCGGGGGAAGTACCGGCTCCGCATGTTCAACGGCTCCAATGCCCGGTTCTACGACCTCAAGTTCACAGTGGATGGCGCGGCGCTCGCCTTCTTCCAAATAGGAACGGACGGCGGCCTGCTCAACGTACCGGTCAGGCTGAACAGGCTGCTCATGGGACCGGGCGAGCGGGCGGATATCGTGATCGATTTCGCCGGACACAAGCCCGGCACACGGGTTGTTCTGGCCAACAGTGCCCGCGTCCCCTACCCGGACGGCCCCGCCACCATCCAGCTCGGGGGACTCCCGCTGCCGCAAATCATGCAGTTCACTGTGACATCCCAGGCCGGATACACAGCCCCGATGCCTGGCAGCCTCCGGGACTGTTCCATCACAGATCTGGTGGCCAGGACCCCGGAGGCCATCAGGCCCATGGCACTGGTGGAAGTGGCCAACGCCGCCGGGGTTCCCCTCATGGCGCTCCTGAACAACCGAAAATTCGAGAGCGAAGACATTCTTCGGGTCCGGAGCGACAGCCTCGAAGAATGGGAACTGATCAATACCACGGGGGATGCCCACCCGATCCATGTGCACTTCACCCAGTTCCAGGTCCGCGACCGGCAAAAATTCGACGTCGACGGGTACCTGGCAGCCACCGGCTATGTAGACCCAGGGACCGGCCTGGTGACGCCGGGCCGCGGCAGCGCCGTTTCGGTCCGGCCCTTCCTGATCGGACGCCCCAAAGGGGCGCCGGCACATGAGCAGGGCTGGAAGGACACGGTCATTGCCATGCCTGGGGAAGTCACCAGGATCCGTGTTCCGTTCGGGGCAGGGGCGGCGGACGGAGCCCCGCTGGCCATCGGCTCATCCTTCAATGGCGAGTACGTCTGGCACTGCCACATCCTCGAGCACGAGGACAACGAGATGATGCAGCGGTACATCATCGAGTAGCGGAATGAACCACCCCTGCTGCGGCTAAGCCCGGAGGTTGCCTGCGGCCAGGGAGCCGATGGGAGCCGTGACAGCGTCTGTCAGCCGGACCAGGTCAGCCGGCGCCAGCTCAATGTCCAGGCCCCGCCGGCCGCCCGAGACCAGCAGGGTCTCCAGTCCCAGGGCGCTGGAATCCAGCACCGTGGGGGAGGGCTGGCGCTGGCCGAGCGGGGAGATGCCGCCGAGGACATAGCCCGTCCGGCGCTGTGCTGCAGCGGGATCGGCCATGGCGGCTTTCTTGGCCCCCAGCGCCATGGCCATTGCCTTCAGGTCCAGGGTTCCGCTGACGGGAACAATGCCCACCGCGAGCCTGCCCTCCACGTCCACCATCAGGGTCTTGAAGACGCGGGACGGATCGATCCCCAAAGCCTCGGCTGCCTCCACACCGTAACTCGCCGCCGAGGGGTCATGGGTATACGGATGCAGCACAAAGGGAACCCCGGCCGCGGTCAGGGCCGCTGTGGCCGGGGTTCCCTGGGAGTTGTTCCTGCGTGCCATGACGGCAGGGTCAGGCCTGGCTGCGGGATGCTGCGGCAACCTTGCGCTTGATCCTGCCCAGCATGGCGGTCATGCCCCGCATGCGCAGGGGGGTGATGGCGCGGGTGAGTCCCAGCAGCTCCGGCATGTCGTCCGGCACCGACAGGATCTCGTCCGCTGTCAAACCGTCCAGGCCCTCGTGCAGCACCCCGGCGAAACCGCGCGTGGTGGGCGCCTCGGGCGGTGCCTTGAAGAACAGGCGGACGGCGCCGTCGTCGTTGGTTCCCGTCTCAACGGTGAGGAACAGCGGCGACTGGCATTCCACCACCTGCTCCAGGAGTTCGGGGTGGTCCTTGAGCCGGTCCGGGAGTTCCGGCAGTCCTTCCGAGAACTCCAGCAGCAGCTGCAGCCTCTCAGGTTCGGACAGGGCCTGGAAATCGTCCACGATCGCCGCCAGGGCGGAAGGCAAAGCTTGAGTAGTCATCGTTCCAAGTCTACGCGGGGGAGCGGGGTCAGGCTCCGACGGCGACGGGAACGGAACCCCGCTCGGCGCCCTTGACGATCGGCACGCGCACGGCGTTGCCCCACTCGGTCCAGGATCCGTCGTAGTTGCGGACGGTCTCAAAGCCCAGGAGGTACTTCAGGGCGAACCAGGTGTGGCTGGACCGCTCGCCGATGCGGCAGTACGCCACGACGTCGTCGCCTTCAGCCAGGCCGGCTTCGCCGAGGTAGATGGCTTCCAGTTCCTCCCTGCTCCGGAAGGTGCCGTCGGCGGCAGCGGCGCGTGCCCACGGGATGGACGCTGCAGTGGGGATGTGGCCGCCGCGCAGGGCGCCCTCCTCCGGGTAGGCCGGCATGTGGGTGCGCTGACCGGTGTACTCCTCGGGGGAGCGGACATCGATCAGGGGACCGGTGCCCAGGTGGGCCAGGACGTCATCCTTGAAGGCGCGGATCGGGGCGTCCTCACGCTCCACCACCGGGTAGTTTCCGGGAGCGGGAGCTGGCCGGTCCCTGGTCAATTCGCGGCCTTCGGCAACCCACTTGTCCCGGCCGCCGTCCAGCAGCCGGACGTCCTGGTGGCCGAACAGCGTGAAGACCCAGAGGGCGTAGGCGGCCCACCAGTTGGACTTGTCGCCGTAGATCACCACGGTGCTGTCGCGGGAAATGCCCTTCGACGCCGCGAGTTCAGCGAAGGCGGCACCGTCAACGTAGTCGCGGGCCACGTCGTCGTTCAGGTCCGTGTGCCAGTCGATCTTGACGGCGCCGGGGATATGGCCGGTTTCGTACAGGAGCACGTCCTCGTCGGACTCCACCACGACGAGTTCGCCGCGGGCCACGGCACCGCTTTCAACGGCGGCAGCAAGCCACTCAGTGGAGACCAGCCGCTCCGGGTGGGCATAGGCTGCGAACTTCTCATTCTGTTCAACCGGGTAGGGCATGGCTTGGCCTTTCACTAAGAGCACGGGAAACCGCGGAACATGCATTGGAACCTGTTCCCACACTAACCAGCGCCCGTGGGGTTGTCCGTATTCCGTTAACAGGGCGAAATGTTGCCTTCATCACGCCCCTGGGCGTGAGGCCGGCGCCCCGCCCGGGTAGGGCCCGCATTGCCGGTATCCTTTCTGGGGACCAACCACCAGCAGAACGGACCACCTTGGTACAGATCGAACAGCTTGCCGCCCGCACTCCGGCAGTATCGGTGGACGAACTCCTTAAGGGCTTCTACCCCTCGCCCCGGTTTGGGGAGGTTTCCTTTTCGAGCTACCGCCCCGACCCGAAGCAGCCCAGCCAGGCCGCCGCCGTGCGTGCCCTGGAGGGATTTGCCGACGGCGTGGGGTCGGGCAACGGAGGCGGGCTTTTCAAGAAGCTGTTCGGCAAGAAGGACGAATCCAGGGCGGGAATCTACCTGGACGGCGGCTTCGGCGTGGGCAAGACCCACCTGCTCGCCTCCCTGTGGCACGCGTCGCCCGGCCCCAAGGCCTTCGGTACGTTCGTGGAGTACACCAACCTGGTGGGCGCTCTTTCCTTCCGCAAAACGGTGGACGCGCTGAGCAGCTACCAGCTCGTGTGCATCGACGAATTCGAACTGGACGATCCCGGCGACACCGTCCTGATGTCCCGTCTCATGCGTGAGCTGGCTGACGCCGGGGTCAAACTTGCCGCCACGTCCAACACGCTGCCCGGCTCCCTGGGCGATGGCCGGTTCGCCGCTGTGGACTTCCAGCGCGAAATCCAGGTCCTGGCGGACCAGTTCGACGTGATCCGCATCGACGGCGAGGACTTCCGGCACCGTGGCCTCCCGGCCGCGCCGGCGCCGCTGAAGAACAGCGAGCTCAACGCGCACATGAAGGCGGAATTCGACGGGAAGACCGTGGCCCAGGATGAGTTCTCCACCCTCATCCACCACCTGGCCGGCGTGCACCCCAGCCGCTACCGCCAGCTGATCCACGGCATTGACGGCGTGGTGTGGCGCAACGTGGAAACCATCACGGAACAGGCTGTGGCGCTGCGGTTCGTGGTCCTTGCAGACCGGCTCTACGACAAGGATGTGCCGATCCTGGCCAGCGGCGTCCCCTTCGACAAGCTGTTCACCGAAGAGATGATGGCCGGCGGGTACATGAAGAAGTACTTCCGCGCCGTCTCCCGCCTCACTGCGCTTGCCCGTGAAGGCCAGAACCACGAGCCCTCCTAGGCGGACTTCTTCCCGGGCCGGGGCCGCAGCGCCAGCCGGACCAGCAGTCCGGCCAGCAGCGCCCAGAAAGCAGACCCGATCCCGGCGAACGCCAGGCCGGACGCGGCCATCAGGAACGTGACGGCCGGGGCAATCCGGTCGTCCGGGTCCGCCAGGGCTGCCGAGACCGCCGAGGCGAGGGTGCCGAGCAGTGCCAGCCCGGCAACGGCTTCAAGCATCCCGGCCGGCGCTTTGCTGACCACCGACACCAGGGCCGCCGAGAAGGCAGCCAGCACCAGGTAGGCCAGGCCGGACGTGAAGCCCGCGATCCACCTCCTGCTCCGGTCCCCGCCGGCTTCCTCGCCGGCGGCCAGGGCAGCACTGAGCGCCGCGAGATTGATGGCATGGCCGCCGAACGGGGCCCCCGCAACAGTTCCCGCTCCCGTGACGAGCATCGCCGGGCGCCACGGTGCCTCATATCCAAAAGACCTCAGCACGGCCACCCCGGGAATGTTTTGCGAGGCCATCGTCACCACGAACAACGGGAGCGCAAGGCCCGCCATCGCCTGGAGGCTGAACGCGGGTGTGGTCCAGGCCAGTGCCGGGACCAGGCCTGCCGGTTCAACAGGGGTTCCGGCAGATGCCAGGGTTATTCCGATCACGCCCAAGGCCGCCAGCAGGGCTGCCGGCACCGCCCAGCGCGGGGCGAACTTCATCATCAGCAGCCAGCACAAGATCACCGGCGCTGCAAACGCCGGGGCGGAGCCGAGGGCTTTGAAGGGTGCCAGGCAGAGCTGGAGCAGGACACCGGCCAGCATGGCCTGGGCCAGGGAAGTCGGGATACGCGCCATCAGCCT is a window from the Arthrobacter sp. NicSoilC5 genome containing:
- a CDS encoding succinic semialdehyde dehydrogenase encodes the protein MAKARPAGTVTGRGRELAAELAGLVASSGPGRPAQDSHAPFDGTVVGEVPVCTPDDVHAAVETARMAQRLWAAQPIAERRAVIRRFLALLLDSEQDVLDLVQAESGKSRLSAFEEFADVVLTAGYYERTADRYLRPRRRKGAAPVLTRTTEYRIPKGVVGVISPWNYPLTLAVSDAIPALLAGNGIVLKPDSQTPFTALLMLSLLREAGLPADLFRIVTGPGTEIGPALIGRVDFLMFTGSSRTGKTVARQCAERLIGFSAELGGKNPMLVLADADAGKAAAGAVHACFSNSGQLCVSIERIYVHADLYDRFLAAFTAKVKGIRMGSGPDWDIGMGSLISTAQVERVDRHVQDALAKGAQLLAGGRRRPDLGPLFYEPTVLAGVTDEMLVAREETFGPVVAVYRAADDDAAVALANDSDFGLNASVWSARRGEAVARRLQTGTVNVNEGYAATWASHDAPIGGMKDSGAGRRHGREGILKYTEPQTIAVQRLLRVGPAPGMSNHTYARIMKGAITLMGRLPRNR
- a CDS encoding SDR family oxidoreductase, yielding MAKATRLSGATLLVTGGGSGLGRRLALGAARRGSRVVIWDVDAAAGAAVRDEIRAAGAQAEAHAVDVTDREAVKAAAARTGPVDVLVNNAGVVSGQRLLDATEEAIQRTMDVNVMALYWVTRAFLGGMAQRGHGTVVTVASAAGMVGVARQTDYSASKFAAFGFTESLRAELRADHTGVNTLVVCPYYINTGMFDGVQTRWPRLLPILEEEDVAAEVLDAIEAGRRKLVLPPLVNLLPVLRILPVGVFDRLMDVLGVNRTMDHFTGRPGGRAGEPVLEGPGRAPALSPEGDTRPWR
- a CDS encoding SufE family protein, which encodes MTTQALPSALAAIVDDFQALSEPERLQLLLEFSEGLPELPDRLKDHPELLEQVVECQSPLFLTVETGTNDDGAVRLFFKAPPEAPTTRGFAGVLHEGLDGLTADEILSVPDDMPELLGLTRAITPLRMRGMTAMLGRIKRKVAAASRSQA
- the ybaK gene encoding Cys-tRNA(Pro) deacylase — protein: MARRNNSQGTPATAALTAAGVPFVLHPYTHDPSAASYGVEAAEALGIDPSRVFKTLMVDVEGRLAVGIVPVSGTLDLKAMAMALGAKKAAMADPAAAQRRTGYVLGGISPLGQRQPSPTVLDSSALGLETLLVSGGRRGLDIELAPADLVRLTDAVTAPIGSLAAGNLRA
- a CDS encoding multicopper oxidase domain-containing protein — translated: MYLTRRQLLQAGAAAGAAVATQPYGPGSGRAIATPGQAGQFTEQLPTLAELGVLDMSAGGTASLWMRNAQHRFQAGMGVADTLAYQDGTSSRTYLGPVIVARKGTPFSLTVHNGIERHPLGYAVDAELVPPGSNDAAAPRTSVHLHGGNTRPEFDGGPEQAFRPGASYTYRYGNDQDAAGLWYHDHALGITRLNVYAGLAGGYLLRDSGGSGIDTGDGTHLPPPPYEVPLIIQDKMFNPDGTLAYPPNPDLSTAGGTPRPWAPEFFGDAATVNGKCRPNLDVARGKYRLRMFNGSNARFYDLKFTVDGAALAFFQIGTDGGLLNVPVRLNRLLMGPGERADIVIDFAGHKPGTRVVLANSARVPYPDGPATIQLGGLPLPQIMQFTVTSQAGYTAPMPGSLRDCSITDLVARTPEAIRPMALVEVANAAGVPLMALLNNRKFESEDILRVRSDSLEEWELINTTGDAHPIHVHFTQFQVRDRQKFDVDGYLAATGYVDPGTGLVTPGRGSAVSVRPFLIGRPKGAPAHEQGWKDTVIAMPGEVTRIRVPFGAGAADGAPLAIGSSFNGEYVWHCHILEHEDNEMMQRYIIE
- the zapE gene encoding cell division protein ZapE translates to MVQIEQLAARTPAVSVDELLKGFYPSPRFGEVSFSSYRPDPKQPSQAAAVRALEGFADGVGSGNGGGLFKKLFGKKDESRAGIYLDGGFGVGKTHLLASLWHASPGPKAFGTFVEYTNLVGALSFRKTVDALSSYQLVCIDEFELDDPGDTVLMSRLMRELADAGVKLAATSNTLPGSLGDGRFAAVDFQREIQVLADQFDVIRIDGEDFRHRGLPAAPAPLKNSELNAHMKAEFDGKTVAQDEFSTLIHHLAGVHPSRYRQLIHGIDGVVWRNVETITEQAVALRFVVLADRLYDKDVPILASGVPFDKLFTEEMMAGGYMKKYFRAVSRLTALAREGQNHEPS
- a CDS encoding sulfurtransferase produces the protein MPYPVEQNEKFAAYAHPERLVSTEWLAAAVESGAVARGELVVVESDEDVLLYETGHIPGAVKIDWHTDLNDDVARDYVDGAAFAELAASKGISRDSTVVIYGDKSNWWAAYALWVFTLFGHQDVRLLDGGRDKWVAEGRELTRDRPAPAPGNYPVVEREDAPIRAFKDDVLAHLGTGPLIDVRSPEEYTGQRTHMPAYPEEGALRGGHIPTAASIPWARAAAADGTFRSREELEAIYLGEAGLAEGDDVVAYCRIGERSSHTWFALKYLLGFETVRNYDGSWTEWGNAVRVPIVKGAERGSVPVAVGA
- a CDS encoding benzoate/H(+) symporter BenE family transporter, with protein sequence MPKSPAPTTATKPGLTRTDSRPVVAGIVTALVGFTSSFAVVLAGLKAVGADPAQAASGLLAVTLTVGLGVLVLAWRSRVPVTLAWSTPGAALLASSGVPDGGWPAAVGAFLGAGLLLAMTGLVPALGRLMARIPTSLAQAMLAGVLLQLCLAPFKALGSAPAFAAPVILCWLLMMKFAPRWAVPAALLAALGVIGITLASAGTPVEPAGLVPALAWTTPAFSLQAMAGLALPLFVVTMASQNIPGVAVLRSFGYEAPWRPAMLVTGAGTVAGAPFGGHAINLAALSAALAAGEEAGGDRSRRWIAGFTSGLAYLVLAAFSAALVSVVSKAPAGMLEAVAGLALLGTLASAVSAALADPDDRIAPAVTFLMAASGLAFAGIGSAFWALLAGLLVRLALRPRPGKKSA